The following proteins come from a genomic window of Zonotrichia albicollis isolate bZonAlb1 chromosome 12, bZonAlb1.hap1, whole genome shotgun sequence:
- the AMIGO3 gene encoding amphoterin-induced protein 3, which translates to MSSPATADSVWPRVAKLFLLLLQLCAPRASPQPHRCPNTCICTSDLLSCSRQTLRWVPQALPPTTTTLDLSHNALSQLHDHWLAALPHLEALHISHNQIRVLSPRAFHNASFLRHLDMSSNHLQAVERHYFEALVSLEELLLYDNHIKRVDENAFAKLSDLRKVYLSWNNLTTFPFHAVQGLGIHKLRTLDLSSNSLSSIPVEVLAALPENVGNGLYLHNNPIRCSCQLYLMLQRWNQRGFSSVKDFSEEHTCKVSDNVPRSLIKFLKHRDMFENCSASTEDPHLSHMEVVVGQPVLLTCNSSNSSLPHTASTSMWITPHHEPIKHPGNSNRSLEVHRNGSLRIAAAKPWLSGVYVGLAMNSPYNFSRMCEFNVTVLYPKAAAETFSTGLTTLLGCIVSLVLVIIYLYLTPCRCLGCCRRPAPLSPPQECSAQSSILSTTPPATDGPHRKASANKHVVFLEPIRETQNGKIRLALGEDFPDPKHPKVLQLKSDSESISSVFSDTPIVS; encoded by the coding sequence ATGTCCTCGCCGGCGACCGCGGACTCGGTGTGGCCGCGGGTGGCAaagctgttcctgctgctgctccagctgtgcgCCCCCCGAGCCTCCCCGCAGCCCCACCGCTGCCCCAACACCTGCATCTGCACCTCCgacctgctgagctgcagccggcAGACGCTGCGGTGGGTGCCCCAGGCACTGCCGCCCACCACCACCACGCTGGACCTCAGCCACAACGCCCTCAGCCAGCTCCACGACCACTGGCTGGCCGCCCTCCCGCACCTCGAGGCCCTCCACATCAGCCACAACCAGATTCGGGTCCTTTCTCCGCGGGCTTTCCACAACGCCTCCTTCCTGCGGCACCTGGACATGTCCTCCAACCACCTGCAAGCTGTGGAGAGGCACTACTTCGAGGCGCTGgtgagcctggaggagctgctgctctacGACAACCACATCAAGCGGGTGGATGAAAACGCCTTTGCCAAACTGAGCGATCTGAGGAAAGTCTACCTGAGCTGGAACAACCTGACCACCTTCCCCTTCCATGCTGTGCAGGGGCTGGGAATCCACAAGCTCCGCACGCTGGACCTCTCCTCCAACAGCCTGAGCAGCATCCCCGTGgaggtgctggcagctctgcccgaAAATGTCGGCAATGGCTTGTACCTGCACAACAACCCCATCAGGTGCAGCTGCCAGCTCTACCTGATGCTTCAGCGCTGGAATCAGCGAGGTTTCAGCTCTGTGAAAGATTTCTCAGAGGAGCACACCTGCAAGGTGTCTGACAACGTGCCCCGGTCCCTGATCAAGTTCCTCAAGCACAGAGacatgtttgagaactgctcgGCGAGCACTGAAGACCCACACCTCTCACACATGGAGGTGGTGGTGGGCCAGCCTGTCCTGCTCACCTGTAACAGCAGTAACAGCAGCCTGCCCCACACTGCCAGCACCTCCATGTGGATCACCCCTCACCACGAGCCCATCAAACACCCGGGGAACAGCAATCGCTCCCTGGAGGTCCATCGCAACGGCAGCCTGAGGATCGCCGCAGCCAAGCCCTGGCTCTCGGGGGTCTACGTGGGCTTGGCCATGAACAGCCCCTACAACTTCAGCAGGATGTGCGAGTTCAACGTGACTGTCCTCTACCCCAAGGCAGCTGCGGAGACCTTCAGCACTGGCCTCACGACCCTGCTGGGCTGCATCGTGAGCCTGGTGCTGGTGATCATCTACCTGTACCTGACGCCGTGCcgctgcctgggctgctgcaggcggCCGGCGCCGCTGAGCCCCCCGCAGGAGTGCAGCGCCCAGTCCTCCATCCTGAGCACCACTCCCCCTGCCACCGACGGGCCGCACCGCAAGGCCAGCGCCAACAAACACGTCGTGTTCCTGGAGCCCATCAGGGAGACACAGAACGGCAAGATCCGCCTGGCCCTCGGCGAGGACTTCCCCGACCCCAAGCACCCCAAGGTCCTGCAGCTCAAGTCGGACTCAGAGTCCATCAGCTCTGTCTTTTCTGACACCCCCATTGTGTCTTag
- the GMPPB gene encoding mannose-1-phosphate guanylyltransferase catalytic subunit beta translates to MRALILVGGFGTRLRPLTLSRPKPLVEFCNKAVLLHQLEALRQAGVSHVVLAVSYMSDALEAAMREQEQRLGIRISMSHEKEPLGTAGPLALARDLLAEDGEPFFVLNSDVICEFPFAALARFHRQHGGEGSLVVTRVEEPAKYGVVVCEADTGRICRFVEKPRVFVSNKINAGLYIFNPGILQRIQLRPTSIEKEIFPAMAQDGQLYAMELQGFWMDIGQPKDFLKGMCMYLQALRAQHPEKLHSGPGVVGNVLVDPSAKIGANCVIGPNVTIGAGVVVEDGVRIKRCTVLEGARIRSHSWLESCIVGWSCSVGQWVRMENVTVLGEDVIVNDELYLNGANVLPHKSIAESVPEPRIIM, encoded by the exons ATGCGGGCGCTGATCCTGGTTGGCGGCTTCGGGACGCGGCTGCGGCCGCTGACCCTGAGCCGGCCGAAGCCGCTGGTGGAGTTCTGCAACAAGGCGGTGCTGCTCCACCAGCTCGAAGCTCTCCGGCAG GCGGGCGTCAGCCATGTGGTGCTGGCGGTGAGCTACATGTCGGACGCGCTGGAGGCCGCTATGCGGGAGCAGGAACAACGG CTCGGCATCCGCATCTCCATGTCCCACGAGAAGGAGCCGCTGGGCACAG CGGGGCCGCTGGCGCTGGCGAGGGACCTGCTGGCCGAGGACGGGGAGCCCTTCTTTGTCCTCAACAGCGACGTGATCTGCGAGTTCCCCTTCGCGGCGCTGGCCCGTTTCCACCGGCAGCACGGCGGCGAGGGCTCCCTGGTGGTGACCCGCGTGGAGGAGCCGGCCAAGTACGGCGTGGTGGTGTGCGAGGCCGACACTGGCCGCATCTGCCGCTTCGTGGAGAAGCCGCGCGTCTTTGTGTCCAACAAGATCAACGCTGGCCTCTACATATTTAACCCTGGCATCCTGCAACGCATCCAG CTGCGCCCCACCTCCATTGAGAAGGAGATcttccctgccatggcacaggaCGGGCAGCTCTACGCCATGGAGCTACAGG GCTTCTGGATGGACATTGGGCAGCCCAAGGATTTCCTTAAGGGCATGTGCATGTACCTGCAAGCGCTGCGGGCTCAGCACCCCGAGAAGCTGCACTCGGGGCCCGGTGTCGTGGGGAATGTGCTGGTG GACCCCAGTGCCAAGATTGGGGCAAACTGTGTCATCGGCCCCAACGTGACGATCGGGGCCGGCGTGGTGGTGGAGGACGGGGTGCGCATCAAGCGCTGCACTGTGCTGGAAGGCGCCCGCATCCGCTCCCATTCCTGGCTGGAGTCCTGCATcgtgggctggagctgctccgtGGGGCAGTGG GTGCGCATGGAGAACGTGACTGTGCTGGGCGAGGATGTCATCGTCAACGACGAGCTCTACCTCAACGGGGCCAATGTGCTGCCACACAAATCCATCGCCGAGTCTGTGCCAGAGCCACGCATCATTATgtag